AACATCAGGCCGGGGCGAAGGCCGTAGCCGCGGCCCGGCCGCCCGTTGTTGGACACATGTGGGTCCTGATGCATCGTGGACCCGATGCCGTGGCCGCCGAATTGCATGTTGATCGGGTAGCCCGCCTCGCCGAGGACGGCGCCGATGGCATGCGAGATGTCACCGATCTTGTTTCCCGGACGTGCCGCTGCGATCCCCGCAGCCAGAGCCCGCTCGGTGGCGTCGATCATGGCGGTGTCTTCTTTTCGGGGCTCGCCGACTACGAAGCTGATGGCAGAGTCCGCTGCCACGCCGCCGAGGACCACGGCGAGATCGAGAGTCAGCAGATCGCCGTCGGCCAATGCGTAGTCGTGCGGAAGGCCATGCAGCACAGCGTCGTTTACGGAGGTGCAGATGTAGTGGCCGAACGGACCGCGGCCGAAGGAGGGCGCGTAGTCGACGTAGCAGGACGTTGCCCCGGCTCCGAGGATGATGTCTTTGGTCCACTCGTCGATCTCGAGCAGGTTGGTGCCGACGGTGGCACGCTCGCGGACGGTCTCGAGAATTTCGGCGACCAGAGCGCCGGATTTGCGTGCGAGGGGGATCTTGCTCGGCGGGAGAATTTCGATCATGGGGCACCTTTCGTGGGTTATGCGATAACTATACCGGTATAACTATACCTCTAGGTCGGGATGCTGCAGACTCTGAAGCCGATATGACCAGTGGACGTGTCCTCGGACGTTCCTGAGCGCGCCGACGTGCGATAGCGTCGACAGTAACTGGCGTGACACAGGTGCGATCCGCCACGGATCACCCCACGCCGGTCGCGGCGGGAGGCGTCGAATGCGCCCGTCGTCCACTCCCAGACGTTGCCGGTGCATTCGTACAGGCCGTACCGGTTGGGGTCGAATGTCTTTGTAGCGCAGGTGTACACGGTGTCGGTCGACGAGCCGGGAAAGTGGCCGCGCCAGGTGTTCATGCGAGAGAGATCCGGTTCGCTGCCCCACGGAAACGGTTGCTGCTCCAGCCCGCCCCTGGCTGCGAACTCCCACTGAGCCTCGGACGGTAGCCCTGTCCCGGACCACGCGCAGAATGCTGCGGCGTCGCGTCGGGACACGTGAGTCACCGGGTGATCCGGCAGGTCGCGGACGGCGTCGACCAACGATTTCGGCCCGGCCGGTGCCCGCCAGTTCGCCCCGGGAACAACGCGCCACCAGGGGGTCTCTGGAACGACGGGGGACCGGTCCGCGGAGGGGAGGGTGCCGGCGAACACGAGGGAATCTCCGAAGGTCTCGGCGTCGGTGACGAACCCGGTGGCATCGACGAATGCCGCGAACTCGCGCACCGTCACCGTGGTGATACCGATGGAGAAGCTGTCGACGGCAACTCGGCGCACCGGTCCCTCGAGGTCTTCGGGGTAGCTGAGTGGATCGTCGCTACCCATCAGAAACACAGTTCCGTTCAGGTCCGCCATCGCGGGCGCCACACCGGAGCTCGACATGCTGGTCGGGGCACCGACGCTCCCGTTGCGGCCGGGTGTACAGCATGCGGACATGTCCTCATGATCGCATCCTGAGCCGAACGATGTGCTAGGCAATAACAATGAGTGAAGAGAACGTCCTGATTGTTCACTGGCACGATCTGGGGCGTCACCTGGGCGCGTACGGGGTGCGCTCGGTATCGAGCCCGCGCGTCGACGCGCTTGCCGCTGAGGG
The nucleotide sequence above comes from Rhodococcoides fascians A25f. Encoded proteins:
- the map gene encoding type I methionyl aminopeptidase — its product is MIEILPPSKIPLARKSGALVAEILETVRERATVGTNLLEIDEWTKDIILGAGATSCYVDYAPSFGRGPFGHYICTSVNDAVLHGLPHDYALADGDLLTLDLAVVLGGVAADSAISFVVGEPRKEDTAMIDATERALAAGIAAARPGNKIGDISHAIGAVLGEAGYPINMQFGGHGIGSTMHQDPHVSNNGRPGRGYGLRPGLMLALEPWIMEDTDELVTDDDGWTLRSTTGCRTAHSEHTVVITDDGAEIMTVRA
- a CDS encoding SUMF1/EgtB/PvdO family nonheme iron enzyme, which encodes MSACCTPGRNGSVGAPTSMSSSGVAPAMADLNGTVFLMGSDDPLSYPEDLEGPVRRVAVDSFSIGITTVTVREFAAFVDATGFVTDAETFGDSLVFAGTLPSADRSPVVPETPWWRVVPGANWRAPAGPKSLVDAVRDLPDHPVTHVSRRDAAAFCAWSGTGLPSEAQWEFAARGGLEQQPFPWGSEPDLSRMNTWRGHFPGSSTDTVYTCATKTFDPNRYGLYECTGNVWEWTTGAFDASRRDRRGVIRGGSHLCHASYCRRYRTSARSGTSEDTSTGHIGFRVCSIPT